The following coding sequences lie in one Montipora foliosa isolate CH-2021 chromosome 11, ASM3666993v2, whole genome shotgun sequence genomic window:
- the LOC137977177 gene encoding melanocyte-stimulating hormone receptor-like, whose amino-acid sequence MANYSKDENLKTMTDFLCSSELTDGIHGELRWAAALNIFLSFTAFIGNAIFLAALNKVSTLHPPSKLLFRTLATTDLCVGIISQPLTAVALMPEVKKNVHVCRHTSIVRFLISYALCMVSLLTSTAINVDRLFALSLRIRYKQLVTLKRTYVIVAIFWVISIAFTVLSLFINSIRAVYWGVVLASCLTISAFSYGKIVFVLRRSQHQFGPRALWQRQPNQTVQLNATLYRKTVYTILWVQMALIICYLPYTIITLLLSNRTGRPSAWLLVAWRYAGTLVYFNSSLNPVLYCWKMRAVKNAMNETFQQTFCWLGQIRGKLNNVFVVNGEQQTTASSSS is encoded by the coding sequence ATGGCCAACTATTCCAAAGATGAAAATCTCAAAACAATGACAGATTTTCTTTGCTCATCCGAGCTCACGGATGGAATTCACGGTGAACTTCGATGGGCTGCTGCACTTAACATTTTTCTGTCTTTCACTGCATTCATTGGAAATGCCATCTTCTTAGCCGCTCTTAACAAGGTGTCCACGCTTCACCCACCGTCAAAACTGTTATTTCGTACCTTAGCCACAACAGATCTGTGTGTTGGTATCATTTCTCAGCCTCTTACTGCTGTTGCGTTGATGcctgaagttaaaaaaaatgttcacgTCTGTCGACATACTAGCATCGTCCGTTTTTTGATATCTTATGCTTTGTGCATGGTATCCTTGCTCACATCAACTGCTATAAACGTGGACAGACTGTTTGCTTTGTCTTTAAGGATCAGGTACAAACAACTTGTGACTCTAAAGCGGACATACGTTATTGTAGCCATCTTTTGGGTTATATCCATTGCCTTTACAGTTTTGTCCCTGTTTATTAATTCGATAAGAGCTGTGTATTGGGGAGTTGTGCTAGCATCTTGTTTGACAATATCAGCTTTCTCTTACGGAAAAATCGTTTTTGTGTTGCGCCGAAGTCAACATCAGTTCGGCCCCCGTGCTTTATGGCAAAGACAACCGAACCAAACAGTTCAACTAAACGCAACACTTTACAGAAAGACAGTTTACACTATTTTATGGGTGCAGATGGCTTTGATTATTTGCTACTTGCCGTATACGATAATCACACTTCTCCTCTCTAATCGAACCGGCCGCCCTAGTGCGTGGCTTCTTGTTGCGTGGAGATATGCGGGAACTTTGGTTTACTTTAATTCCTCCTTAAACCCGGTTCTTTACTGCTGGAAGATGAGGGCAGTGAAAAACGCAATGAACGAGACATTTCAACAAACTTTCTGCTGGCTAGGTCAGATCCGAGGGAAATTAAACAACGTGTTTGTTGTAAATGGCGAACAGCAAACTACAGCCTCCAGTTCGTCATAA